The sequence CGATTAACGACCTGGCTCATGCCGATGAGCGCGAATTGCTCCGTCTCTGGCAAGGGCTTGGGTATTATTCCCGTGCCCGGAATTTACATCAGACAGCTCGTCATATAACCGAACAACTGAACGGAAAGTTTCCGGAAACATACCATGAGTTGTTGAAAATGAAGGGAATAGGTGTTTATACGGCTGCTGCCATCGCGTCTTTTGCGTTCGGAGAGCGGGTATCGGTTGTTGATGGAAATGTTTATCGAGTGTTAGCCCGCGTGTTTGGAATCGACGAAGATATAACCACGACCAGTGCTAAAAAAACATTTGCGGCACTGGCAGCACGGCTTATTCAGCAAGCCAATGATCCGGCAACCTACAATCAGGCAATCATGGAATTTGGTGCGATTCAGTGTACACCGGTAGCGCCCGATTGCCTGTTATGCCCGGTTCAGCAGCAGTGTGTCGCGTATTTGACAGGTCAGCAGAATCGATTACCCGTTAAGGCTAAAAAAGCGCCCGTCAGGAATCGATATTTTCAGTATCTTATTTTTAAGAACGGCGACAAAATCGCCATGCGGGAACGCACGGATCGGGATATCTGGCAAAATCTTTACGATTTCTATCTGCTTGAAACTGACGAGCCTAAATCAATGTTACGTGACCTGTTATTGCCTGATTCGGTGAACGAAATAGTGCAGCAAGGCGTTCTGTCGACTATGCCGACGGGAGCAATGCAGTTACTATCTCATCAACGAATTCAGGCGATGTTCTATGTAATTGACCTGCCGGATAAGGTGGCAGGACATTTGCCGACAGGTTTAAAATGGTATTCACAGGCCATGATTGGAGACCTCCCCAAGCCTGTTTTAATTGCTAACTATTTGGAAAAGTCGTTTGGATAAGTGCGTTTATTTCAGTATCTTTAATCTCTTTAAGCCCTACGCATTTTTTCATACGTAACTAACAAAACACAGAGTATGGCAAGCCTTAATAAAGTAATTATTATTGGTAACGTTGGCAACGATCCGGAAGTCCGCTACCTGGATGGCGGCTCAGTTGTTGCCAAATTCAGCGTTGCTACTAATGAACGATACACAACCCGTACTGGAGAACAGGTTGAATCAACGGAGTGGTTTCGAATTGAAGTCTGGAATGATCAGGCTAAGACAATTGAAAAATATGTACGTAAAGGCCAGCAGATTTATGTAGAAGGTCGCTTGCGGACAGAGACATATACGGACCGGGAAGGTAAAGAACGGTTTTCACTTGGCGTTCGTGCTACCACGTTCCAGTTTTTAGGTGGGCCTAATGATCGTCAGGATGGCGGTTCATACGAAGCACCGGCGCAAACCCAACAGCCTGCTCCGCGCCAGCAACCGGCACCGCAGGCAGCACCAGCCCCGCGTCAGCAAGCTGCCCCTGCTCCACAGGCTGCACGTCAGCAGCCACCGCGCAGGGAGCCTGATCCGGTACCTTTTGAGAGCAATAGTGGTGACGACGATCTTCCGTTCTAAACCGCTCAATGCTCTATTGTTGAACGAGATTTAAGATACATGGACCCTAGTAGTGATCCTCTTCCCCGACAGGTGCTCCCAGCCGCAGATGGCTGGGGCACCTATTTTGATTTATACGCCCCTTATGCGGGTCTGATTCTATTACTATTGTTGCTGGCCGGCCTGGTGTCAGCTTCCGAGGCTGCATTCTTTTCTCTTTCCCCAGATGACCGCACGCGTTGTCGCAATAGCATACAGCCTGGCGATCAGCGTATTGCCATGTTACTCGACCGCCCGAAACGACTGCTGGCGTCGTTGGTCATCTTTAATAATTTGCTGAATATTGCCATTGTTGTGATTGTTACTTACCTGACCTGGGAGTTCTCGCAGGCTTACCATGCTTCGGGATGGGTATTATCAGGAGTAACATTAACCACAACGCTGGCAATTGTACTTTTTGGTGAAATCGTGCCGAAGGTATATGCCAGCCAGAACAACATGACAGTTGCCCGGCGAACGGCCCCACTAGCACAAATTGGGCTTGCTGTATTACGCCCACTGGCCATGTTGCTTGTTAATCTGAGCAACCAGGTCGATAAGCGGGTTGAGCGACGGGGCTATAAATTGTCGGTCGAAGAGCTTAGTCAGGCCGTCGAACTGACAGGCACTGATGCGACGACAGAAGAAAAAGAAATTTTGAAAGGTATTGTCAATTTCAGTAACCTGACGGCTCGTCAGGTCATGCGGGCACGACTCGACATTTCGGCTGTAGCAGACGACTTGACATTCTCTGAACTAATGACTCAGATCAATGCATCTGGTTATTCACGAGTGCCTGTTTATAAAGAATCACTGGATCAGATTGATGGGATCTTATACATCAAGGATCTACTGCCCCATATCCATGAAGATGACTCGTTCCGTTGGCAGTCCTTAGTGCGTCCTGCCTTCTTTATCCCAGAAAATAAAAAAGTTGATGACCTTTTACAGGATTTCCAGAAACGCCGGGTGCATATCGCTATTGTTGTGGACGAATATGGTGGCACACGTGGGCTGGTAACACTTGAGGATATTATTGAAGAAATTTTTGGGGATATCAACGACGAATTTGATGATGAAACGCCTGTTGGCTACCATCGTGAAGATGAGCGGACAGTAGTTTTTGAAGGTAAAGTACCCATCACTGACGTTTGCCGGGTGCTGAATGTCGATGCCACTACATTCGAATCGGTGCAGGGCGATAGTGAATCGCTGGGAGGATTATTACTCGAATTATTCAGCCGTTTGCCTAAGCCTGGTGATCAAACAACGTATGCCGGGTACACATTTTATGTGTTATCGGCCGACGACAAGCGTATTAACGAAGTCCGGGTTACGAAAGATGATCCTGCTGATAATAAAGCCTGAAATGGCGGTTCGTCAATAGGGACGGGACAAATCGGATAGTTGTCAAACCCAGAGTCCGCGACCCTGATTATAATCTTCACCAATTCGCTGTATGTCATCGGTTGAGTAGGTCAGAAAATTCTTGGCACGAAGTTGGCGTAACCGCCGTTTTTCGAGCCAGGATAAGT comes from Spirosoma aureum and encodes:
- the mutY gene encoding A/G-specific adenine glycosylase, with amino-acid sequence MNWQSDLNVSETVFVPSLERWYEYHKRDLPWRHTRNPYYIWLSEVILQQTRVAQGKPYYERFIAAYPTINDLAHADERELLRLWQGLGYYSRARNLHQTARHITEQLNGKFPETYHELLKMKGIGVYTAAAIASFAFGERVSVVDGNVYRVLARVFGIDEDITTTSAKKTFAALAARLIQQANDPATYNQAIMEFGAIQCTPVAPDCLLCPVQQQCVAYLTGQQNRLPVKAKKAPVRNRYFQYLIFKNGDKIAMRERTDRDIWQNLYDFYLLETDEPKSMLRDLLLPDSVNEIVQQGVLSTMPTGAMQLLSHQRIQAMFYVIDLPDKVAGHLPTGLKWYSQAMIGDLPKPVLIANYLEKSFG
- a CDS encoding single-stranded DNA-binding protein, producing MASLNKVIIIGNVGNDPEVRYLDGGSVVAKFSVATNERYTTRTGEQVESTEWFRIEVWNDQAKTIEKYVRKGQQIYVEGRLRTETYTDREGKERFSLGVRATTFQFLGGPNDRQDGGSYEAPAQTQQPAPRQQPAPQAAPAPRQQAAPAPQAARQQPPRREPDPVPFESNSGDDDLPF
- the gldE gene encoding gliding motility-associated protein GldE; translated protein: MDPSSDPLPRQVLPAADGWGTYFDLYAPYAGLILLLLLLAGLVSASEAAFFSLSPDDRTRCRNSIQPGDQRIAMLLDRPKRLLASLVIFNNLLNIAIVVIVTYLTWEFSQAYHASGWVLSGVTLTTTLAIVLFGEIVPKVYASQNNMTVARRTAPLAQIGLAVLRPLAMLLVNLSNQVDKRVERRGYKLSVEELSQAVELTGTDATTEEKEILKGIVNFSNLTARQVMRARLDISAVADDLTFSELMTQINASGYSRVPVYKESLDQIDGILYIKDLLPHIHEDDSFRWQSLVRPAFFIPENKKVDDLLQDFQKRRVHIAIVVDEYGGTRGLVTLEDIIEEIFGDINDEFDDETPVGYHREDERTVVFEGKVPITDVCRVLNVDATTFESVQGDSESLGGLLLELFSRLPKPGDQTTYAGYTFYVLSADDKRINEVRVTKDDPADNKA